In the Arachis hypogaea cultivar Tifrunner chromosome 20, arahy.Tifrunner.gnm2.J5K5, whole genome shotgun sequence genome, tgtttgtgcattaattgaGACTGCCTAAGTGACTATAATATGCTAATTGTTATCCTTACTATTTGTATTACTTGCATCCTACTTGTGTTTGTCATTGTCTGCTTATTTGTCTTTTCCAACGGAGGAAAGGCGGAGAGATTTAGGGTTCTATTTAAGTTTAGTTAGATCTAaggaattagtttagtttagaaaGTCTTAGATAACCACCTTGAGTTTTGGGTTCTGTTTTAGTTccttaagttttataatttgagtgtcggcgttctaggattgcctctgacatTTCCacgaccttatatcttatgtgcgtgGCACCCTTACTATGCTGAGAACGTTCCATACTATattgttgttttttagatgcaggtcgagcgGCACCTCGCTAGGCTTCTGCAGCGAAGTGGATACATTTTGGAGTTTTACTTTTGGTCTTTTGATATATGTGTATAGACTCTCCATATATATACTTGTGTTATTTTGTACcttttagaggtttatggagaactagggtctTATATATGTGTATTTTGGACTTtgggttatgtatatatatatgtataaatattcTCCGGTCAGCCCTAGCTTCACATGCtagagttaggagcttgttattttgtaatcTTGACCCTCTACTcttattttttgtgtatatatattagtGAACCTTAGTTTTCTTCACACGCAAGTAATCATGTtttctgagcgttgcgctttttattatACGTTTTTGTTTTAtccgtttttcaaggctcctcgtgTACTGTATCTCTTTCaatattattgtatatatattttattttagaggtggTAATATCACACCACTTCTATTTTATgccttaagcgtaaagctctgtgtgataggATGTTACACAGATCAAATATAGATACCATAAATATTGTGAATCGGATCTGAATTTGTTCACCCTAACTGTAATCGCTGCATGACCTGCAGCAGGACTACTTCTCATTCTAAAATAAACACCTACACTTATTTCTATAAATATTTCTACACTTTAGGTAATTGATAATTTTATGTTAACACTATTCTGCTAAAATGCCTATTGATTTTGACGTTAAAATCCATTGAAGTACTCTTAACCACCGTTCAAAAAGTATTTGGAGGAGTTATCCAGTGTGCTTGGACCATCCACATTATTAGTTTGCAGGTACTCTTAACAACCTTCGAACACTAACCTTAACTGATGTTTTCATTATTAGTTAATTACATTGCACAATCATACACATGATGATACATTCATTAATCAAAATCAAGATACTCTATGGCTTATTTTTGTTCACACAAGCAAGCAACTCCTTATCTGCTTCAAATTTTTCCATGTCTTCCATCTTCAAGCTAACGTAGGCTTCAATGCCACCGCCATTCTTAGTGTCACAAAACACAACAAGATTCTTAAAAGTTAAGGCAGGTGAACCTACCCATGTTGGTTTTCCCCAACCAAAATCAGCATCATAGAGAGGAAACCTACATAGACTTGTGAAGCTAAATGAAACGAATTCTCCCTTCACAAGCACCCTTTCTGAACTATCCTTAAGGAAATCCAAATGCTCATTTCCCTCTTGAAGTTTTCTAATGTATTCCTTGTCAATCTTCTTTATTTCATCCCTCACCTGAAAAATAAAtcttactaataaataaatagaagctACGTCCCATATATATAGAACCAAAGAGAATATATCCCATGAGGAATTaccatattttttttctctagCATATAGTTATAATTGCTATAATTTTAGGATTTAAGTTtatattagtaataaaaaaaattatgttaagtatacattaaaatttaactataaaatttaacTATGCTGGGATGCTTTTATTATAATATagacaaattataatatatatatatatatatatatatatattttatttatattcaatttattttaattttaaagtcactcattttaaaattaattatattttatttaactatacattttattaaatatatacaaattaaaaagataaacaaaaaaattttattaatcacaatttatttttttatgattatatgatatctattaatattattttttcaataaatacttgtagtatataataataggtaaagactcacatgcagttgttttcatatgaaattaataattgaaaaattttagatgatatttagtcaaacttgtcaaatcatctaacagttcttaaatatcaacttcatatgaaaacAACTGTATGTGAGTTTTtacctataataatataataatacaataaatataaactaattaataaagtattaaaatttgaaaataataattatttttataaaaataaaataaaaatacttataataaaaaatattaaattttatataattatttaattataccggGTTAATCGGTTCGACCAGTGACTCACTGATTGAACCAATGATCCAGTGACCCAGTAACCCAGTAACTTTACACCGGTTCACTTCTGACATCTATTAGGCTAGTGTGGAACGCAACAATTTACATGAAAGACTTGTAATTTCGTTGtccaaaagatattttttatgtttgggctTTGCAAGTAAGTGGAcaaatttcaataaattattatggtttctattttttttttctaatacttGGTCCAACATAAATAGTTATGAATTTGTGAAACAAAACATCTTCTCTACTGAAATcaactatttttttttgtaaaaaatgatCTATTTAgagaaaaatttataatttaattttaataaataaaaaatttcaatctaAAAATACAACAACGATTGAACTTccccacatatatatatatacatatatatatatagtcacaaaaaaaatacacaaatatataacaattaatttgatagataatttttaatatatgcgTGGTATTTTTGAAATGGGATATAAATAACTTCTGTAAGCATCTTATAATGTTTATGCATTTGCATGGGTCATAAATCATACAGTTATTGTTGATAATTACTTATTATGACGGATTTGAAGATCTTGATTAACTAAAAAAAACAACCATAAATTATACCATAtttcttttacattttattttgctTATCGTGTTTGTCTTTGaccatttaaaatataaaattaatagatcaacaaaatttatttttgagctaaaattaataatattttaaaatataaataaataatatgatattaaattattaaattaaaaaaattaatctaattattaaaaatactgataaaaaataataattcctGTATGAATTTTTTTCCTGTTATATATAGTTGATtggtggttaatttttttttgtccatCAAGCATGAACATATCTTAAATCGAATATtaataaaacagaaataaaaataaaattttactaagtagacaatgacttttgtaaataatataaacaataaGTTATAGAAttgatcaaataaaataaaaagatactctatttttaaattatctcctaaattttaatattagaataaccatttgtatacctagtgaattgaacatcagTCATTGTTAATTGTgcatgagtaaatcgaatcaaaagaaataactatccaattaaaaataatgaacaccATCATCTAGATACCTATTAAATTAAATATCCAATATATCTATTATTGaccttatttagtatttttattgtttacctgtacttttgcataaaaaatatataagtgcAATTCACATTACCTGCTTCACTAGTCCATAACACTTTTGTTGAGCATTCAAAGATGGAATCGTCATGGTGATTCGGTAGTAGTTTCCAAACGAATCTTCCGGCAACGGCGGTTCCATCTTCGGCCTTAGATTCACAGCATGGACCACAGCATacattctcctcttcttcttcttcttcttctcaggaTCTTCATAACATTCTGTTGTAACTGCCACATAACGGCCCCAAATGAACGCAGATAAAGCCTCAACACGAGTTGGTTTTCTCTCCCCATCATTATTGTTTTCCATTGCGTAATTTTCTCTTAGGGTTTCAACAACACTTgaatcaaacaagaataacttgcaCGCCACGTTCTCCGTCGTTATGCCGCTTCTCGGATCGAAGCCGGAGATGTTTATCGGTGGGAAAAGCTTTGATGAAAGAAACTGTGGAGTTGGTGGATTGCGTTTTTTGGTGGCAATGGAAGCCCAATGATTAAGGAAGTTGAAGAAGGATAAGGCGTCGGCGATTTGGTGGGAAAGACACGCGCCGATTGCAATGCCGCCGCAGTCGAAAACGTTCAGCTGTACTCCGAATATGATGTTGGTTATGTCGTCCAGTTTGAACGGAACCAGAATGTTCAGTTCTCCTGGTGTTTAAATTCATATATGgcaaccaaaaaataaataaattagatgATCAAAGTGTACATAGAAAAGTTTTTACATCGAAGATTATTAAAGATGGAATtttattagaaaaagaaaaaatatcattttgAATGAGTTACACCTAATTTGGTCCTTAAAATTTAAGAGGAGATTTAAACTGATTCCTAAGATTTGGATTCCTCACATAAATTTCACATGACTAAGACCTATTAGATCTTCTAAAAATTTGGTTGACTCTCTAATATCTTAACAAAGATGACAATAACAACTTCAATTTAAAAATTGTGGTTTTGGGAGCAATAATTAAACTTCTGGTATTCTAATAAATCTTTGATCAGATAGAAGTTAAGTAAAGAATCCAAATGGCAACAGGTTAATTTATCAAATCAACAAGTCATAAACGGAGATTAGTTTAAAGGTTAATGTAAGTTACGATTGTAAATTTTGAGGTCCAACTTGAGtctattaaatttttaaagatcaaattgGATCCAATTTCAAATTTTAGGAGTCAAATTAAGTATTAACTAtacttttaaatatataaacaataaataagttttaaaaaatttaaaaatatgataaaaataattaatattacattaattatatctgcgtatatataaaaaattaactactaaatcaaactagctatTCTTATAGAAtacatgttaaaatttaaaatacaaaaataataaaacacacaTTGAATGATTGATTTGTTTTTGaatgaaaaattataaagatcaAATTTGATCCGTTTTGTCTATACAATTTCTAAATAATTATGCAAATATTTCTAAAAAAGATTAGATAATTCATATGTTATTTGTTAATTATATACAAAAatagtttattatttataaaaaatattcttttattatttttgtcttttttaaattattagaggcttattcaattatttattatttgcaTCTTTTTGAGATTATTTTTGTTAGAATATAATATTTAGTCCATGACATAGTTTATCCAATCTAAAAAATTTACACAAATACATATATACTAAGAAAAATTTCAGAAGCTTTAGTAATTAAAGACATATGATTATAGTTTACGAgtctaatatataattttaaaagttgctatttttattaacataataatatttaattaaatctgtATATTATTCAAGTGAAGAAAGAACTTAacatgttattttcgaaaattatttcccAACATATGTATAAGGCCACATGCATCGAAGTATCAAACTATCAAATTATGTAGATAGTAACTTCATTTTAGTCCAAAAAGAAACCAATTAGTAACAAATTTGAAAGGTGAAAATTTTCGTTCAATCAATTTCATGTAAAGTTGATAAATAAGAGgcgttaaataataataatttaattaaatcagtcaaattatttaatagttctcaactatcaacttcatataaaaTTGACTGTACTTgaattttcactaattttaaaatatctaatagcTAGGTACTAACTATATAATATCTCTAATACCAGGAATTGGATTATGAGTAACTTCAGCAAGCTTGCAATTCTTCACTGTTGTTTCTATGTAAGGTACGCCGTCGTCGGCACAGTCGATGAAACCCTTGCCACCGTCGAGCCGCCCTGCAAGAGGGTAGAAATGGGTTAGGGCAAGGGAGAGAGATTTCTTGAGGTGGTtggagatggtggtggtggttgcaTTGAAGTTGAATTGGGTGATTTGGTCGAGAGAGTAGAAGAGAACGGTGGGGTTGTAGACCATGGGAGATATTTGATCAAGAAAAGAGAGTTGGTAACATCGAAGGTGCTTTGGAGTTGGAGAAGAAGGTTTGATGATTTCTTTGGAGGTTACTTCCACTTCTAGTTTCTTcatgatcttcttcttctttttttttttttttagttcaaGTTGTTGAACAAGCTTTGATTTTATGTGTGCTTTATTTATTGATTTGTGTTTGTGTATGTGTGCTTTGTATGTGTATTTATAGATGAAGTGGGTTACCATAAATTTTTAACATTGAACtttattttatcacctttttattagtaaaaaatgtatataatctcacttaattttgttttgtattcaatttatattttgaaCATGTAAAATGTGTATTTTGACACTTtgaaattcttaaataatacaaaaaaaaaaaaactttccaTCAATGTGTCCTCCCAACCTCTTTAAAATCATCCACCCATTATTGATGTTTTATTTGCAAATTAAACCGCTtcttaataaaaatacttttttaaaactAGAAAAATATATTCTAATTTATCGGTAATGCtaagaagaaaatattttaaaattatttaatttaatttaatatttataatttcattcatgtaatatttataattatataattattatatttaatattatctatttaatttattattgtaataattaataaatataaaataagataattttaatttgatttagattatttttattgtctttaaaatatattttttaattcctTTGCACCATTTGACAACCTCAATGTGTTAAATTATTGTAGTGTTTTCAAATGAAGTGAAGGCAAAATACTTTTGGACGAAATATTATGACATGTGAAGCACGGATACTTTGCTGAGTTGTCGTGtccgcgtgtcggacacatttcggacacgacactcatcGATACTCGTCCGACATGCGTGTTTGCTGTGTCTaattgtgtcttaataaaaaataaaaaatttttttccggGCACACCTGAACACACCTAAATACTATAATGTGtcagcgtgtccagtcttattcttaacatatattcttaaaataaatttagatatagtatatattattatttattaaaacaaaaaattattttaaatacttgatataattaaaataagacattaaaaataattaaaatttttaatttatattttaatatcaataaaatatcaaaatatcattacaatttatttaaaaaatactttatattttatatgtatacgtgTCCCTGTGTCAtacaagattttaaaatttgcgtgtTGTCGTGTCCCGTGTCGTATCGTGTTCCGTATCAGTGTGCATCATAGATTATGACTAAGCAATGAAAAATGATATGTAAGATGTGGTTTTAATTTATTGTTggtcaaatttaatttaattttttcaacaaaaaaaattgaattgagaaTGACTAAACAAGCTAAATCAACcaattttttagaaataaaataaaacagttAATAACAAAAACACCCTTAATAAAAAATCAGTTGATTCAATTGATTTAGTCAATCCTAGATTCTTAATTTAACCATTTTTCGTTCACCGAAAAATcaaatttaacttaaaaaaaaattatatatcatattttCATTGCTTGGTCATCGTAGTACTTCATTCAAAAGCATTTTGCCATTTTTACTCCGTTTCCTCGTAGTATCCACCTAAATTACCTAAAGGTTTTGAAGTGTAAATTGCATGTAAACTAAATAAAGCTAACACAATTTATTGGTATTTTCTTTCCcgccttttattttattataaaacaaaatatagttaCACTCCATCCCATAGTACTATATTCtgaaacttatattattaacaagataataaatcacaaataaaaattacaaattatcCTATCATTATTCAATTCCGAAATTGATCGAAAATCACACTAAGATTTTGACATCTCATATACAAGTTGATATATATGTAGATGTCCTTTTCGGCTTTTCCCCACTTGTAAATTTcttgtaagctttatatatactTTAGAATCATAGGAGACCAAAAGGGACGACATCATTGTTGAGTACTGGATTGGACTTgacttgtttttaattttttataggcAAGTAAAGTTTCTTATTATGAATTGAGACTCGATATATATCaccaattaagaaaagaaaaaaaaatcattacgTGTGTACTTGCAttgcaattttttaaattatataaatgaaTATAGGTTATTATTAGCTCTTTAAAAAGATTCACTACAAGAATATCTGTTATTAACGATAGCTTTATTGTTAAGATTAGTATTAAATTTATAGTTCAATTAGAGAATTAtgttataaataaaatatgagaTAATAATATAGATATGCATtatgtaattaaaaattttaatttttttttctaattttaagaattttaattctattctctctaatttttatctaactttttttatttttttatataatatagtattaaatagtatttttattaaataattcatCACAagcttttcattttgaatctaaAACTAACAATGATTCAAAGAATTTAGATCACATTGCAGTGTTTGAGACTATTCCTATTTTTGATAATGGTATTCTTTctgtctaaaattttttattttttggtcatGGGCTATGAGCCCAACAAAATAATTCACCCAAAACTTGAACCCAATCTGGTTTCCCTTATCTAAAACCAACTTCCAATTTTCTCTTTTAATCTTTTTGATGAATCAAATTTCGTAgcacattcaaaattcaaaatagccAACTCATTCACGTTTCATCTCTGATTCAGGTAACCGCCGCAGCCGCTAAGTAATGATGGTTGATGGGTTATCCGGCTCCACAATAAAGAACTACTCCTAATGATAACACCACGTAGGACCTCTACAAGACGTCGCCAGAGCCTCTTGCAGCGTGAGCTTGCCAAAAGCTATCGTCGCCTTCCATCGGAAGTTATTTTGATACCTGCGCCTTATAGACTACTGTGTCGATATTCCGATCCCGCGCTTTGCTGTCTTCTTTTTTCCTGCCATCGCTACACTTCTATTCGTGGATGCTCTTCCATTACAATTATGCCGTTTCAATTTGCAGGGTGCATCTTTGCGTATTTGTACAATTATCTCTGAAGGCAGTCTGATGATCCACGATCTCTCCAATGCTCCCATAGCTTCCAATGCTGCAACCTTGTGAGCTAGCCGATTTCCTTCTCTTGGAGTCCATGTGAAACCAAATTTGGTTTCCCCTCTTGTGagttaaaaaatatctaataaaatgGGATCAATTTCACCTAttctacttttttattttaacgtCTGCACTAGCATTAAATTATTTGATTCTATTAACGCCTTCTTTATCTCCATATTTTTTGATAGAATAATGGCATGCCTGATTGCTAAAGCTTCTGATGCTAGACTAGAACACGCCATAATTTTTGTTGTTGCCCCAAATACAAGATTTTCTGTGCTATCTCTGATCGTCACTGCAGTGGCTCCTGTCCCAGTTGTTGCTTTAAAGGATGCATCAACATTTGCCTTTACCCAAGGCTCTGGGGGAGGTCTCCAGGTAATGGTTCTATCTCTTCTTTTTACTAGTTGTTGATTTTCTGTCTGTTTATCCTGTGTTGCTTCTATGAAATGTATCTCTGCCATTTTTGCTTTGTGAATTGTGCTGGTTGGATTAATCCCTATTTTCTGAAACACTGCTTGATTTCTAGTCTTCCATATTTCCTAGCTAAGATAGGCTATCCTGCTAATCAAAACATCTTGCCCTGTTTTTACGCTTCGTttgattttctttatatattccAAATCCCACTTTTCATATGATTAAACTATATCTGTAGTTGGGCATTTCTGGCACTGGACACCGAACCAGGCAGCCCTCGTCCAGGGACACAACAGAATAGCATGCTCTGTGCTTTCAATTTCTAAGTTACAAATTTGACACATAGGGCTCTTAGCGATTCTCCTATTGAACAGGTTCTCATTCACTGGAATGATATTATGTGCAGCTTTTCATACAAATGTCTTTATTTTTTGAAGAACTCTAATCTTCCAAATTTCTGCCCATAACTCCTTTAAGTCACTGCTTGTGGATGCTTCTCCCCCATTCAATTCCATTTGTTCCTTCTTTGCCACGTAATAGCCTGACTTAATAGAGTAGGATCCATCCAAAGTATATGCCCACACCAACCAATCCTCCATATCTAATAAGCTAATAGGAGTTTTAATAATCTTATCTTTTAACTCTGAACTGAAGATAGAATTGATCTTTCTAGAATTCCACCCCTCCCCTGGATCAATCAGTTCACTAACAAGTTGCACCTCCCTATGTTGTTCATTCTGAATTTTCTTGGAACCTATAATCCAATTATCTTCCCACACCTTTACTTTCCTTCCATTCCCAATATTCCATCTACCGTTCTTCCTCAGAAAGTCCCTCCCCTTTAGAATACTACTCCACATCTAGGATGCTTTTGCATTCCTTCGGGCCTCCCAAAAAGAGCAATCTGGGAAGTATATTACTTTCATAAATTTAACCCACAGAGACTCCGGATTCTCTACAATCCTCCA is a window encoding:
- the LOC112785158 gene encoding stemmadenine O-acetyltransferase yields the protein MKKLEVEVTSKEIIKPSSPTPKHLRCYQLSFLDQISPMVYNPTVLFYSLDQITQFNFNATTTTISNHLKKSLSLALTHFYPLAGRLDGGKGFIDCADDGVPYIETTVKNCKLAEVTHNPIPGELNILVPFKLDDITNIIFGVQLNVFDCGGIAIGACLSHQIADALSFFNFLNHWASIATKKRNPPTPQFLSSKLFPPINISGFDPRSGITTENVACKLFLFDSSVVETLRENYAMENNNDGERKPTRVEALSAFIWGRYVAVTTECYEDPEKKKKKKRRMYAVVHAVNLRPKMEPPLPEDSFGNYYRITMTIPSLNAQQKCYGLVKQVRDEIKKIDKEYIRKLQEGNEHLDFLKDSSERVLVKGEFVSFSFTSLCRFPLYDADFGWGKPTWVGSPALTFKNLVVFCDTKNGGGIEAYVSLKMEDMEKFEADKELLACVNKNKP